In Chryseobacterium camelliae, one DNA window encodes the following:
- a CDS encoding GNAT family N-acetyltransferase, which yields MTRKATLQDIGQLSELFDQYRIFYHKTSDVPAAEQFLTERIENGDSKIFVAEIEERLVGFVQLYPLFSSTRMKRYWLLNDLFVNESYRGKGFSKKLIEQAKEMAQSTDACGILLETGKSNDIGNKLYPSCGFELYDEVNFYEWTNYKD from the coding sequence ATGACAAGAAAAGCAACCCTTCAGGATATCGGGCAGCTGTCTGAATTATTCGATCAGTACAGGATTTTTTACCATAAAACTTCAGATGTTCCGGCGGCTGAACAGTTTTTAACGGAAAGAATCGAAAACGGAGATTCCAAAATTTTTGTTGCTGAAATCGAAGAGAGACTGGTCGGTTTTGTGCAGCTTTATCCTTTGTTTTCTTCTACCAGAATGAAGCGTTACTGGCTGCTGAACGATTTATTTGTTAATGAAAGTTACCGTGGAAAGGGATTTTCAAAAAAACTGATTGAGCAGGCAAAAGAAATGGCACAATCAACGGATGCCTGCGGAATTCTTCTGGAAACCGGAAAATCAAACGACATCGGAAACAAACTATATCCCAGCTGCGGCTTTGAACTTTATGATGAAGTCAATTTTTACGAATGGACAAATTATAAAGATTAA
- a CDS encoding DinB family protein, with protein sequence MTDFQKYIQRYLDLVPSGDWVKELQTSGEKTVALYSKLSEEQSHFAYAEGKWTLKELLLHLSDTERIFQYRILAIGRGDKNELPGFDEELYASRSFANERHLDSLLEEYQLIRKSSQILLETMKASALNTVGTANGNQISAETIGKLIVGHNLHHLNIIEERYLPNL encoded by the coding sequence ATGACAGATTTTCAAAAATATATCCAACGATATTTAGACTTGGTTCCATCTGGTGACTGGGTGAAAGAATTACAAACATCCGGTGAAAAAACGGTTGCCCTCTATTCAAAACTTTCGGAAGAGCAATCCCATTTTGCCTATGCCGAAGGAAAATGGACATTGAAAGAACTGCTTTTACATCTTTCCGACACCGAAAGAATTTTCCAGTACCGCATTTTGGCCATTGGTAGAGGTGACAAAAATGAATTACCGGGCTTTGATGAAGAGCTTTACGCCAGTCGGTCATTCGCTAATGAAAGGCATTTGGATTCCCTGCTTGAAGAATATCAGTTAATCAGGAAGTCCTCCCAAATTTTACTGGAAACGATGAAAGCTTCCGCTTTAAATACTGTCGGAACTGCCAATGGAAACCAGATTTCTGCTGAAACCATTGGCAAACTGATTGTCGGTCACAACCTGCATCATTTGAATATTATTGAGGAAAGGTATTTGCCGAATCTGTGA
- the tnpA gene encoding IS200/IS605 family transposase yields MPFIKIYIHLVFSTKNRIPFFNTSAVRVKVWKHIKENASEKGIYVDMVNGFSDHCHCLISLGSNQNIEKVVQLIKGESSFWINKNELTREKFAWQDEYFAVSVSKSMVELVRNYIRNQEIHHTKQTFEQEYLRFKEKYGFE; encoded by the coding sequence ATGCCTTTTATTAAAATTTACATCCATCTTGTTTTTTCGACGAAAAACAGAATTCCGTTTTTCAATACTTCAGCAGTAAGGGTCAAAGTCTGGAAACACATTAAAGAAAATGCTTCGGAAAAAGGAATTTATGTGGATATGGTTAATGGATTTTCTGATCATTGCCATTGCTTAATTTCATTGGGCTCAAATCAGAATATAGAAAAAGTTGTTCAGTTGATCAAAGGGGAGTCTTCTTTCTGGATCAATAAAAATGAACTGACCCGGGAGAAATTTGCCTGGCAGGATGAATATTTTGCCGTTTCCGTTTCCAAATCTATGGTTGAGCTGGTACGGAATTACATCAGAAATCAGGAAATCCACCATACAAAACAGACTTTTGAACAAGAATACCTGAGGTTTAAGGAGAAATACGGTTTTGAATAA
- a CDS encoding L-threonylcarbamoyladenylate synthase, which yields MENIISILKSGGTILYPTDTIWGIGCDATNVEAVNKIFEIKKREKNKSMIILVESEKRLQDLVDVPEMAWEIIDLSEKPVTIVYENPRGLPEELLAEDGSIGIRLVKNDFCKKLITKLNRPLVSTSANFSGDKSPMKFSDISPEIISLVDYAVEEDREKVSAYSGSSVIKIWNDNRIKVLRE from the coding sequence ATGGAAAACATCATCAGCATATTAAAATCCGGCGGAACCATTCTTTACCCGACTGATACGATCTGGGGAATCGGATGCGATGCTACCAATGTGGAAGCCGTGAATAAAATTTTTGAGATCAAGAAACGGGAAAAGAACAAATCCATGATCATCCTGGTGGAATCTGAAAAAAGACTCCAGGATCTGGTGGATGTTCCTGAAATGGCCTGGGAAATCATTGACCTTAGCGAGAAGCCCGTCACCATCGTATATGAAAACCCGAGAGGGCTGCCAGAGGAATTGCTGGCAGAAGACGGAAGTATCGGAATACGGCTTGTAAAAAATGATTTCTGTAAAAAGTTGATCACCAAACTGAACAGGCCGCTGGTATCTACATCGGCCAATTTCAGCGGAGATAAAAGCCCGATGAAGTTTTCGGATATTTCTCCTGAAATCATCAGCCTGGTAGACTATGCCGTGGAAGAAGACCGTGAAAAAGTATCCGCATACTCAGGCTCGTCCGTGATTAAAATCTGGAACGATAACAGGATTAAAGTTCTTCGCGAGTAA
- a CDS encoding CCA tRNA nucleotidyltransferase yields MFINLNQNKNLKLFKIISEVAHRNSQSVYIVGGYVRDLLMKRKASTDVDFVTEQSGIELAENVAAEIDPKMKVSVFKTYGTAMIRYKDLELEFVGARKESYHENSRKPEVEGGTLEDDQKRRDFTINAMAISLNKDNFGELIDPFNGIGDLEHKTLRTPLEPSQTYSDDPLRMMRAIRFASTLQFRIETDSLNAIRQEAERIRIVSMERIMVEFNKIMLSVKPSVGLGLMEETGLLQLIIPELIALKGIEEVEGQTHKDNFYHTLEVVDNISAHTENLWLRWAALLHDIGKAPTKRFVEGTGWTFHGHEFLGSKMVKTLFQRLKLPLGNDMKYVQKMVKLSSRPIALVTDDASDSALRRLLFDAGEDLEDLFILCKADITTKNARKQERFKKNFEYVAVKIREVEEKDQVRNFQPPISGEEIMEMFNLKPGREIGILKEKVKEAILEGEISNEKEEARKFVIAEAEKLGLSVV; encoded by the coding sequence ATGTTCATTAACCTCAATCAAAATAAAAATCTTAAACTGTTTAAAATCATTTCCGAAGTTGCCCATCGCAACAGCCAGTCGGTTTACATCGTCGGCGGCTATGTCCGTGATCTCCTGATGAAAAGGAAAGCATCTACAGATGTTGATTTTGTTACGGAACAAAGCGGGATTGAGCTGGCTGAAAACGTGGCTGCGGAAATCGATCCCAAAATGAAAGTTTCCGTATTTAAAACCTACGGAACTGCCATGATCCGGTATAAAGACCTGGAACTGGAATTTGTAGGAGCCAGAAAAGAAAGCTACCATGAAAACAGCCGGAAGCCGGAAGTGGAAGGAGGAACCCTGGAAGACGACCAGAAAAGGCGCGATTTTACCATCAATGCCATGGCCATTTCCCTGAATAAAGATAATTTCGGTGAGCTGATCGATCCTTTCAACGGAATAGGAGACCTGGAACATAAGACGCTGAGGACTCCGCTGGAACCCTCGCAGACGTATTCCGATGATCCGCTCAGGATGATGCGGGCGATACGCTTTGCCTCCACGCTTCAGTTCCGGATTGAGACGGACTCCCTGAATGCGATACGGCAGGAAGCTGAACGGATCAGGATCGTTTCCATGGAAAGGATTATGGTAGAGTTCAATAAAATTATGCTTTCCGTAAAGCCGTCCGTCGGATTAGGATTAATGGAGGAAACCGGGCTTTTGCAGCTCATTATTCCGGAACTGATTGCCCTGAAAGGCATTGAGGAAGTGGAAGGACAGACCCATAAAGATAATTTTTACCATACCCTGGAAGTCGTAGACAATATCTCCGCACATACGGAGAACCTATGGCTGCGCTGGGCCGCACTGCTGCATGACATCGGAAAAGCACCCACCAAGAGATTTGTTGAAGGCACCGGATGGACATTCCATGGCCATGAGTTCCTAGGATCGAAGATGGTGAAAACACTCTTTCAGCGTCTGAAGCTGCCATTAGGGAACGATATGAAATATGTTCAGAAAATGGTGAAGCTTTCTTCACGCCCTATTGCCCTGGTCACCGATGATGCTTCCGATTCAGCACTCAGGAGGCTGCTGTTTGATGCCGGCGAAGACCTGGAAGACTTATTTATCCTCTGCAAAGCAGACATCACAACGAAAAATGCCCGAAAGCAGGAGCGTTTCAAGAAGAATTTCGAATATGTTGCGGTAAAGATCAGAGAAGTGGAGGAAAAGGACCAGGTCAGGAATTTCCAACCGCCCATTTCGGGAGAGGAGATTATGGAGATGTTCAATCTTAAGCCGGGACGTGAAATCGGGATTTTAAAAGAAAAAGTAAAGGAGGCCATCCTGGAAGGTGAAATTTCCAACGAAAAAGAAGAGGCCAGAAAATTTGTGATTGCAGAGGCCGAAAAACTAGGGCTTTCTGTGGTATAA
- a CDS encoding TonB-dependent receptor plug domain-containing protein, producing MNIKKSLVIAFSAYGCFLFGQEKTIDTVYIFDSQMSRVKRFHRVNAISTEDIRKNSSSLSELLRFQSPVYIKENGRGAVSSPSFRGTSAGHTAVVWNGININSNFLGQADLNNIPLFGYDRLEVKSGGGSVQYGSSAIGGSIHLNDQLEFGKGFQGSLYSEAASFGTYINFAKAGFSNDRFSFKASANYSISQNDYEVKEKEYINRNGRYYNTTFNLGTSYKLSSHHIISWQSQMFDASQRYPIFVENGNKTKYNAQTLRSLVAWDFRQSSFTNSLKAAYTEDNFQYFGDIDQPKTSGADGKNYIIKNDLNYFITPKINVNAIGEFQVNTAEGYQSGLGSIRRNMGSVAGLLRYFPTEDLRFEAGVKKDFVEDITSPVLFSFSGKWNAVKWYSTGMNVSRNFRIPSFNDLYWKQGGNTNLVPETSLNVDMDHEFRFGSLKLTLSPYFMHIKNYISWLPTPYGYWAVFNTYRVDSYGLESQVTYEKQFGKHGLKLNGGYTYARSINKQTDKQMVYVPIHKAVANIDYRYDFLRVYVQGLFNGLTYTTTDEKKADALDPYFVLNAGVSGTLNKKYTLGLKVNNITDTVYETVSYYPMPKRNYSIYATINF from the coding sequence ATGAATATAAAAAAGTCTTTAGTAATAGCCTTTTCGGCTTACGGATGTTTTCTTTTCGGGCAGGAGAAAACCATAGATACTGTTTACATCTTCGACAGCCAGATGAGCAGGGTGAAACGTTTTCACCGGGTAAATGCCATCAGTACTGAAGACATCAGGAAAAACTCTTCCAGCCTCTCTGAACTTTTACGATTCCAGTCTCCCGTTTACATCAAAGAAAACGGACGCGGCGCCGTTTCTTCCCCTTCTTTCCGGGGAACGAGTGCAGGCCATACCGCCGTCGTTTGGAACGGCATCAACATCAATTCCAATTTCCTGGGTCAGGCAGACCTCAACAATATCCCTCTTTTCGGGTATGATCGGCTGGAAGTAAAATCCGGCGGCGGAAGCGTACAGTACGGAAGCTCAGCCATAGGCGGAAGCATCCACCTGAATGACCAGCTTGAATTCGGAAAAGGATTTCAGGGAAGCCTGTATTCGGAAGCAGCCTCATTCGGCACGTACATTAATTTTGCGAAAGCAGGGTTCAGCAATGACCGCTTCAGCTTTAAGGCATCTGCCAATTATTCCATCAGCCAGAATGATTATGAGGTAAAGGAAAAAGAGTATATCAACCGCAACGGAAGGTATTATAATACGACCTTCAACCTCGGGACTTCATATAAATTAAGCAGCCACCACATTATTTCCTGGCAGAGCCAGATGTTTGACGCATCCCAGCGCTATCCTATTTTTGTTGAAAACGGGAACAAAACAAAATACAACGCGCAGACTTTGCGAAGCCTTGTGGCGTGGGATTTCCGTCAAAGCAGCTTTACCAACAGCCTGAAAGCGGCTTATACAGAGGATAATTTCCAGTATTTCGGGGATATAGACCAACCGAAGACCAGCGGTGCAGACGGAAAAAACTACATCATCAAAAATGATCTCAATTATTTCATAACACCTAAGATCAACGTGAATGCCATCGGGGAATTCCAGGTGAATACAGCGGAAGGGTACCAGTCGGGCCTTGGCAGCATCAGAAGGAATATGGGTTCTGTAGCAGGGTTGTTGCGCTACTTCCCTACTGAAGACCTCCGTTTTGAAGCCGGTGTTAAAAAAGATTTTGTAGAGGATATCACTTCTCCCGTCCTGTTTTCATTTTCAGGAAAGTGGAATGCTGTGAAATGGTATAGTACCGGCATGAATGTTTCAAGGAACTTCAGGATCCCTTCTTTTAATGACCTGTACTGGAAACAGGGCGGAAACACGAATCTGGTTCCGGAAACTTCACTGAATGTGGATATGGACCATGAATTCAGGTTCGGAAGTTTAAAACTTACCCTGAGTCCATATTTTATGCATATCAAAAACTACATCAGCTGGCTGCCGACTCCTTATGGCTACTGGGCTGTCTTCAATACCTACAGGGTAGATTCATACGGGCTGGAATCACAGGTTACCTATGAAAAGCAGTTCGGAAAGCATGGATTAAAGCTGAACGGAGGATATACCTATGCCAGGTCCATCAACAAGCAGACGGACAAGCAGATGGTGTATGTTCCGATCCACAAAGCCGTAGCCAATATCGATTACCGCTATGATTTTCTCAGAGTATATGTCCAGGGACTGTTCAACGGGCTTACCTACACTACAACAGATGAAAAGAAAGCCGATGCACTGGACCCGTATTTCGTCCTCAATGCAGGGGTGTCAGGGACTCTGAACAAAAAATATACATTAGGGCTGAAGGTAAACAATATTACTGATACGGTTTACGAAACGGTATCTTATTACCCCATGCCTAAAAGGAATTACAGTATTTACGCAACCATTAATTTTTAA
- a CDS encoding cytidine deaminase: MKKETHIHYEYFKDRSELSGMEQQLLDKAKEARAKAYAPYSNFLVGCAVLLENGEIYMGNNQENAAFPSGLCAERTALFWISANFPDIRVKKIFVVGGPKITQEAHPPIPPCGGCRQSLMEYETKQQENIELYFASMNDEVYKVDAIKDLLPFYFDGTFL, translated from the coding sequence ATGAAAAAAGAAACCCATATTCATTACGAATATTTTAAGGACAGAAGCGAGCTGAGCGGCATGGAGCAGCAACTGCTGGATAAAGCCAAAGAAGCCCGTGCCAAAGCGTATGCACCCTACTCTAACTTTCTGGTGGGCTGCGCCGTACTTCTGGAAAACGGGGAGATCTATATGGGCAACAACCAAGAAAATGCAGCTTTTCCTTCAGGACTATGTGCGGAAAGGACTGCCCTATTCTGGATTTCCGCAAATTTCCCGGATATCCGGGTGAAAAAAATCTTTGTGGTGGGCGGACCCAAGATCACTCAGGAAGCCCACCCGCCAATCCCTCCCTGCGGAGGCTGCCGCCAGAGCCTGATGGAGTACGAAACCAAGCAGCAGGAAAACATAGAGCTCTACTTTGCCAGCATGAACGATGAGGTCTATAAAGTAGATGCCATCAAAGACCTTCTTCCTTTTTATTTTGACGGGACATTTTTATAA
- a CDS encoding NADH:flavin oxidoreductase/NADH oxidase, which translates to MLYTPIKFRNVELKNRWVMSPMCMYSCEDGLANDFHFVHYGSRAQGGTGLLIVEATGVEPRGRITNHCMGIWNDEQAERLKRIVEFVHFYSESKIGIQLAHSGRKGSTWNNVQIPLEEGWETVAPSSIPYHPSERIPHALTKEEIREQVQYFKEAARRAVSAGFDVIEIHAAHGYLVHQFLSPLSNIRTDEYGGSFENRIRFLLEIVDAVNEELDQEVALFVRISGTEYAENGWDVEDSTRLAAELKKHSVDLVDVSSGGNIHGAKIPVHQGYQVPFSSEVRNGAGVQTAAVGLITEVDQAESILQSGKADLIFIAREILRNPYTAVHGAFEKKESCFFPHQYARAKISS; encoded by the coding sequence ATGTTGTATACACCTATCAAATTCAGAAATGTAGAACTGAAAAACCGTTGGGTCATGTCACCGATGTGCATGTATTCCTGTGAAGACGGCCTCGCCAACGATTTCCATTTTGTTCACTACGGAAGCAGGGCACAGGGCGGAACGGGGCTCCTGATCGTAGAAGCTACGGGAGTGGAACCGCGCGGGAGGATTACCAATCATTGTATGGGCATCTGGAATGATGAACAGGCAGAACGCCTGAAGAGAATTGTGGAATTCGTGCATTTCTATTCCGAAAGTAAAATCGGGATTCAGCTGGCCCATTCCGGCAGGAAAGGATCTACCTGGAACAATGTGCAGATCCCGCTTGAAGAAGGCTGGGAAACCGTTGCGCCAAGCTCCATTCCTTATCATCCTTCAGAAAGGATCCCGCATGCGCTTACGAAAGAGGAGATCCGCGAACAGGTACAGTATTTTAAAGAAGCGGCAAGAAGGGCGGTGTCCGCAGGATTCGATGTTATTGAAATTCATGCGGCCCACGGATACCTGGTCCACCAGTTCCTGTCACCATTGTCAAATATCAGGACCGATGAATATGGTGGAAGCTTTGAAAACCGCATCCGTTTCCTGCTTGAAATCGTAGATGCCGTAAATGAAGAGCTGGACCAGGAGGTTGCACTTTTTGTACGGATTTCCGGTACCGAATATGCCGAGAACGGATGGGATGTGGAAGACAGCACCCGATTGGCTGCCGAACTTAAAAAGCATTCCGTAGACCTGGTAGACGTATCCAGCGGAGGAAATATCCACGGAGCCAAGATCCCTGTCCATCAGGGGTACCAGGTGCCTTTTTCTTCCGAAGTAAGAAACGGGGCCGGCGTACAGACGGCAGCCGTGGGTTTGATTACTGAAGTAGATCAGGCTGAAAGTATCCTGCAGAGCGGCAAAGCAGACCTTATTTTCATTGCGCGGGAAATTTTGAGGAATCCTTATACTGCCGTCCATGGCGCCTTTGAGAAAAAAGAAAGCTGTTTCTTCCCGCATCAGTATGCCAGAGCTAAAATTTCTTCTTAA
- a CDS encoding DUF2752 domain-containing protein: protein MKIEDFMLPCPTKKFFGFECFGCGAQRAMVMVFEGRFSEAFHMFPAVYTLLLFIATAVLNFADRKRNYGNVLIFLAIINSVVMVFSYFYKHFFQYMNI, encoded by the coding sequence ATGAAAATTGAAGACTTCATGCTGCCCTGTCCGACCAAAAAGTTTTTTGGTTTCGAATGTTTCGGCTGCGGTGCGCAGCGGGCCATGGTAATGGTTTTTGAAGGAAGGTTCTCGGAGGCATTCCATATGTTTCCCGCCGTATATACTTTATTGCTGTTTATAGCCACTGCCGTGCTCAATTTTGCAGACCGCAAAAGAAATTATGGAAATGTACTCATCTTTCTGGCCATTATTAATTCAGTAGTCATGGTATTTTCTTATTTTTATAAACATTTTTTTCAGTACATGAACATTTAA
- a CDS encoding CCC motif membrane protein, with the protein MDQQKLPNATAVLVLGILSIVTCCCYGIPGIIAGIIGLVLYKKDNALYVQNPGMYSNYNNLNTGRILSIIGIVLSVLAVIYFIFVITVVGADALSDPELMQERIRELQGR; encoded by the coding sequence ATGGACCAACAGAAATTACCCAATGCTACGGCAGTGCTCGTATTAGGGATTTTATCAATCGTTACTTGCTGCTGCTACGGAATTCCCGGAATTATAGCAGGAATCATAGGGCTGGTGCTTTACAAAAAAGACAATGCCCTGTATGTACAGAATCCAGGTATGTATTCTAACTATAATAACCTGAATACCGGAAGGATATTGAGCATTATAGGAATCGTACTGAGTGTTCTTGCCGTTATTTATTTTATTTTTGTCATTACCGTAGTCGGAGCGGATGCCCTTTCGGATCCGGAATTGATGCAGGAGAGAATCAGAGAGCTTCAGGGAAGATAA
- a CDS encoding endonuclease, whose protein sequence is MKKLLLCIMTGGLAYAQAPSGYYSSANGLSGASLKTALSNIITNGHQDKGYNGLWTGYKTTDIDKNYENDGSILDIYSEKPNGTDPYKFTPGTNQCGTYSVEGNCYNREHLVPQSLFNEASPMVSDIHFIRATDGKVNGMRSNYPFGKVGTATFTSKNGSKLGNSTSSGYSGTVFEPIDEFKGDIARMIFYFVTRYQSKLSSFSSGNMLGSSAYPGLQTWELNVLLAWHNQDPVSQAEINRNNASYSFQGNRNPFIDNPDYVNQIWGSGSSGGGSGSTPPTSSTCVSETFETIPSSDVSTYTTRNWSNGGMSWTATDARTDQTISNKAITIRNGSVQSGTSANGIGSLTVTTQLKFSGSTGTLDVQVNGTKVGTVPYSSNSVTTTLSNINISGNVSVSLVNTTSGNRVAVDNLSWTCYSGTSRQSMMTVTPDKAAEPQVLRIYPNPVTGQEISVKGNTANISKAEIYDSRGKLVQTIEKPFRDQGNSIRIKKLEQGVYILRLGETVLKFIVQ, encoded by the coding sequence ATGAAAAAACTACTACTTTGTATCATGACGGGAGGACTGGCCTACGCGCAGGCTCCTTCGGGATACTACAGTTCTGCCAACGGCCTTTCAGGGGCTTCGCTGAAAACGGCATTGAGCAACATTATTACCAACGGCCATCAGGATAAGGGCTACAATGGGTTATGGACGGGTTACAAAACCACAGATATTGACAAAAATTACGAAAACGATGGCTCCATCCTGGATATCTATTCAGAAAAGCCCAATGGAACAGATCCTTATAAATTCACTCCCGGAACCAACCAATGCGGAACATATTCGGTGGAGGGCAATTGCTACAACCGGGAGCACCTGGTACCGCAGAGTCTTTTTAATGAAGCTTCACCAATGGTCTCGGACATTCATTTTATCCGGGCTACCGACGGAAAGGTAAACGGGATGAGAAGCAATTATCCGTTCGGAAAGGTCGGAACAGCTACATTTACTTCCAAGAACGGATCCAAACTCGGGAACAGTACTTCGTCAGGGTATTCCGGAACTGTTTTCGAGCCGATCGATGAATTCAAAGGCGACATTGCCAGAATGATCTTTTATTTTGTAACCCGCTACCAGAGCAAGCTTTCATCTTTCTCTTCAGGAAATATGCTGGGGAGTTCTGCTTATCCTGGATTACAGACCTGGGAGCTGAATGTGCTGCTGGCATGGCATAACCAGGATCCGGTGTCGCAGGCGGAAATCAACAGGAATAATGCTTCGTATAGTTTCCAGGGAAACAGGAATCCGTTTATAGACAATCCGGATTATGTGAACCAGATATGGGGATCCGGATCATCAGGAGGCGGTTCGGGAAGTACTCCTCCTACATCGAGTACCTGCGTGTCTGAAACTTTTGAGACGATCCCTTCATCGGATGTCTCTACGTATACCACCAGGAACTGGAGTAACGGTGGTATGAGCTGGACAGCCACCGATGCCAGAACAGACCAGACGATTTCCAATAAAGCTATTACCATCAGAAACGGATCGGTTCAGTCCGGGACTTCCGCTAACGGAATAGGCTCGCTTACAGTAACCACACAGCTTAAGTTTTCAGGAAGCACAGGAACGCTTGATGTCCAGGTAAACGGAACCAAAGTAGGAACCGTTCCTTACAGCAGTAACTCGGTAACGACTACCCTCAGCAACATCAATATTTCCGGAAATGTTTCCGTAAGCCTGGTTAATACGACATCCGGCAACAGAGTCGCCGTTGACAACCTGAGTTGGACCTGCTATTCGGGAACCTCCAGGCAAAGCATGATGACGGTTACCCCAGATAAGGCAGCAGAGCCACAAGTACTCCGTATTTATCCTAATCCTGTTACAGGACAGGAAATCTCGGTAAAAGGCAATACCGCCAATATCAGCAAAGCGGAAATTTACGATTCCCGTGGGAAACTTGTGCAGACCATTGAAAAACCATTCAGGGACCAGGGCAATTCCATCAGGATTAAAAAGCTTGAACAGGGTGTTTATATACTCAGATTAGGTGAAACTGTCCTGAAATTTATTGTTCAGTAG
- a CDS encoding DUF4136 domain-containing protein yields the protein MKKYIFILLAATLGLTSCSPFNVRSDYAETANFNTYKTYKLRIDDLKLNDIDKDRVLNELSRQLQSKGLTPGENPDLIINVKANHKKVTDINTTSPYGMWGWGGPFGWGIGMNRTWSSNYNEGALIIDLIDARTNKLVWQGIGSGISVDSPRAKQRQIPEIMAEIMAKYPPQRK from the coding sequence ATGAAGAAATATATTTTTATTTTGCTTGCAGCGACTCTGGGTTTAACTTCCTGCAGCCCTTTCAATGTACGTTCAGACTATGCTGAAACTGCCAACTTCAATACGTACAAAACCTATAAGCTTCGTATTGATGACCTTAAATTGAATGATATCGATAAAGACCGTGTGCTGAACGAACTTTCCAGACAGCTTCAGAGCAAAGGTCTTACCCCAGGCGAAAATCCTGATCTTATTATCAATGTAAAAGCGAACCATAAGAAAGTTACCGACATCAATACCACTTCTCCTTACGGAATGTGGGGATGGGGAGGGCCTTTCGGATGGGGAATCGGGATGAACAGGACATGGTCCAGCAATTATAATGAAGGAGCACTGATCATCGACCTTATTGATGCCAGAACCAATAAACTGGTATGGCAGGGAATCGGAAGCGGTATTTCCGTGGATTCCCCGAGGGCAAAACAAAGACAGATCCCTGAAATCATGGCGGAAATCATGGCTAAATATCCTCCTCAGAGAAAATAA
- a CDS encoding DUF5522 domain-containing protein gives MAHFDIKEHEDFYYNEQGYKVFTEKFHLKRGYCCKSGCKHCPYGYDKKTDTFIKNDKKIK, from the coding sequence ATGGCCCATTTCGATATCAAAGAGCATGAAGACTTTTACTACAATGAGCAGGGATATAAGGTTTTTACGGAAAAGTTTCATCTGAAAAGGGGGTATTGCTGTAAAAGCGGCTGTAAGCACTGTCCTTACGGATACGATAAAAAGACGGATACATTTATTAAAAACGATAAAAAAATTAAATAA